The segment GACAAAAGCGGTGTTGCCGGTCGTGGCGGTCATGTTGGCGGAAATGACGTGGCAGTTCGCCAAGCAGGCGCGCGCCGCCCTCGGCATTTGGCCGGCCGCTCTGCTCCTGTTGGCCTGCTTTGTCGCCTTGCAGTGGCTCGGCCTTCATCCGGCGCTTGTCGTCGCCATTTTGCTGGTGGCGGCGTTTGTCGGCCGAAGCAAGCCCAAGGCGGCGGATAGAGACAAAGGCGGAGAAAGGAGGGCGTCGTCATGATTTATTGGCAGCTGTTTCTCGCCTTTTTTTGGCCCGGCATTTTGGGCTATGGCGGCGGCCCGGCGTCCATCCCGCTTGTCGAGCACGAAGTCGTCGATCGCTATCAGTGGATGACGGTCAATGAATTCAGTGAAGTGCTGGCGATCGGCAACTCGTTGCCCGGCCCGATCGCGACGAAAATGGCCGGCTATATCGGCTATGAACAAGCCGGCATTCTTGGCGCCGCCGTCGCCGTGTTTGCGAGCGTCGCCCCGTCGCTTATTTTGCTGATGGCTCTTTTGCAGCTCTTGTACAAATGGAAAGACGCGCTGCAAGTGAAGCGCCTCACCGCCTACATTCGCCCGGCGATCGCCGTGATGCTTGCGCTCATGGCCATCGACTTTTTTCGCGAGTCGTACGAAGGAGCCGGGCTCGTCCAAATGGTGTGTCTCGCTGCCGCCAGCGCCTTGTTGATGTTCGGCAAATGGCGCCTCCATCCGGCGTACGTCATCGCCTTGGCGCTCGTGTACGGGGCGGTGTTTCTCTCGCCATGAATGGCCTCTATGGCTAAAGAAAGATGGAAGGGATGCTTCCTCACAGTGACGGAAGCATCCCTCTTGTCGTCATTGTTGCCGTTGACAGGCGAACGGGCGCCCTCTCTCACCGGGCTGTTGGCCAACTCGGCACGAGCGGCGTTTGGCATGCGCCGCATGCGGCCGGCCGTTTGACTTGTCATTCGCCCGAAGCCTCATTGCACCGTAAACGTCACTTTCGCCCGCGCGTTCGGCCAGTTTGGATCAGCGAGCCACCACTCAAGCGTATACGTTCCGGGCTCCAGGCCGCGGAACGTCTCCTGAAACGACAGCTCTTCCCCTTGTTTTAACGTGCGCTCTTCGTAAATTTGTGCAAACATCTTCCCTTCGCTGTACTGCTTCACCTTTTGGCCATCGCGGTACAAAATGTAGTCATACTTTTTCGAGCTCGTGAACGTCACCGTTTGCACGCGCTCCGTTTGGTTTTTCACCGTGAAGGTAAACACGTATGCCCCGTTTTGTTTTTCATATGTCAGCGACGGCTCCAACGTTCCGGCGATGATCCCTTTCCCGCCTGCGGGCGCTGGTTTGCCCGCCGGGGCGGGGCCAAGCAAGTCATCCTTTGCCTGCGGGCGCTCGTTGCCGCTATTATACATAAACAGCGCACTCGCCGCCGCCACCCCGGCCAACACGGCTGCGACGCCGATCATTTTTCCTTTGCCCATGCCAGCTCCTCCTTTTTTCCTCTCTATACATATAGTCGTTTCCCATTTCCCTTCCGTTACAAACCGCAAAAAAATTGTGAAAAAACCGTTGTCCGCCTTGATATTTCTGGTATATATGCCCGTTTTGTCTAATAAAATGTTACAAATTGAACAGCAATGAGAGTGGTTGAGGTGGGGATCGTTCACAACCGGCAAGCGACGCGATGAAGACGCTTCTAAGACATCCAACGAAAGCGGCGCCCATCATTGGCAAGACGAGTCTCATTTCACACTTCTCACTTCTCACATCCAACTTAGGGAGGGCGAGTGGTGTGCACGATTACATCAAAGAGCGTACGATCAAGATTGGCAAGTATATCGTGGAGACGAGGAAAACCGTTCGCGTCATCGCGAAAGAGTTTGGCGTGTCGAAAAGCACCGTGCATAAAGACTTGACCGAGCGGCTGCCGGAAATCAATCCGGAGCTGGCCCAAGAAGTGAAGCAAATCCTCGATTACCATAAATCGATCCGCCATTTGCGCGGCGGTGAAGCGACGAAGAAAAAGTATAAAAAGCAAGCGGTGAAAAACAACTGACTTTTTCCTTGCCATCTGCCGTTTACAGTATCATTCCGGGGGGCAAATATGGTAGAATAATCTATTAGGAATGATTTTAGGGCAGAGGCAAGGAGGAGCATGTATGTTCTCACGAGATATCGGCATTGACCTAGGCACGGCGAACGTCCTCATTTTCGTCAAAGGCAAAGGCATCGTGCTCAATGAGCCGTCCGTCGTGGCGATTGATAAAAACACGAACAAAGTGCTCGCAGTCGGCGAAGAAGCACGACGAATGGTCGGACGTACTCCTGGGAATATTGTTGCCATTCGGCCGCTCAAAGACGGCGTCATTGCGGACTTTGACATTACGGAAGCGATGCTGAAGCATTTCTTAAGCAAGCTCGACCTAAAAGGCTTTTTCGCCAAACCGCGCATTTTGATTTGTTGCCCGACGAACACAACATCCGTGGAACGGAAAGCGATCAAAGAGGCAGCAGAAAAAAGCGGCGGCAAAAAAGTGTACTTGGAGGAAGAGCCGAAAGTCGCAGCCATTGGCGCCGGAATGGACATTTTTCAGCCGTGCGGAAACATGGTCGTTGATATTGGCGGTGGCACGACCGACGTGGCGGTTCTCTCGATGGGGGACATTGTCACCGCCTCTTCCATTAAAATGGCCGGGGACAAGTTCGATATGGAAATTTTAAACTACATTAAGCGTGAATATAAGCTGCTCATCGGGGAACGAACGGCCGAGGAGATTAAAATCAAAGTCGCAACGGTATTCCCAGGCGCACGGACCGAAGAAATCGACGTCCGCGGCCGCGATCTCGTCACCGGACTGCCGCGCACGATCACCGTCCGTTCGGAGGAGATCGAACGGGCGCTTCGCGAGCCGGTGTCCTTGATTGTACAAGCCGCGAAAAGCGTGCTCGAGCGCACGCCGCCGGAACTGTCGGCCGACATCATCGACCGAGGCGTCATCTTAACGGGCGGCGGCGCCCTCTTGCATGGCATCGATCAGTTGCTTGCCGAAGAGCTGAAGCTGCCGGTGTTCATCGCCGAAAATCCGATGGACTGCGTCGCCCTTGGCACCGGGCTGATGCTTGAGAACATCGACCGCGCTCCGAAATCGCAGTTGGTGTAAAAAAGGAAAAGCGGGGGATGCGGCTGCCGCCTCCGCCCGCCTATAATGGAATCAACAAGCCGCCCGCCAACGCCGGCAGCGGCTTTCTGCCACGAATTTTCATGGACAAGCGAGGGAGCTGTCATGTTAAGAGGATTGTATACCGCCGCGAGCGGCATGCTCGCCCAGGAGCGGCGCGTCGAGATGCTGACCAACAACTTGGCGAACGCCGAAACGCCGGGATACAAAGCTGATGCAGGAGCGATGAGAGCGTTTCCGGAACTGTTGATGAGCCGCCTCGAGGACGAGCCGATCCCGACCGCCCCGCCGCGCGCCATTCTGACGCAAACGGCGATCGGGCCGCTCCAGACGGGTGTCTATATGCAAGAACTCATCCCGAACTTCCGCCAAGGGGATATTAAAGAAACCGGTCTCTCCACTGATGTAGCCTTAGTCGATGGACAAGTCCCGGTCGACCCGGCAAGCGGGCAGCGCGGGGCGCTCTTGTTTGCCGTCGAAAACGGCCAAGGCGACATCCGGTACACGCGCAACGGCCATTTCACCGTGAGCCCGGACGGCTATTTCACCACGCAAGACGGTTGGTATGTGCTCGATGGCAACGGCGAGCGCATCGCCGTTCCGAATGAAACGTTCGCCGTCCGCGACGACGGGACGATCATCGCCGGAAACCGGGAAATCGCCCGCCTTGGCGTCGCCTTCGCCGCCAACCCGCAAACATTGGTGAAGGAAGGAAACGGCCTGTTCCGCAGCACGGCAGGGCCGTTGCCGCAGGCGCCCGGCAATGTCACGTATACCGTCAAGCAGCGGTTTCTCGAACGGTCGAACGTGGACGTTGAGCGGACGATGACCGACTTGCTCGCGGCTTACCGAACGTTTGAAGCAAACCAAAAAATCATCCAAGCGTACGACCGCAGCTTGGACAAGGCCGTCAATGAAGTCGGCCGCCTGAAATGATGACAAAAGGAGGACAAGCCCGTGCTTCGTTCGATGCTCACCGCCGCCAACACGATGAACGCCTTGCAAGAGCGGCTTGATACGATCAGCCACAACATCGCCAACAGCAACACCGTCGGCTTTAAACGGCGCGAAGCGAGCTTTGCCGAGCTCTTGACCCAACAAATCGACCGCCTGCCGAACGACGAAGCGCCACGTGAGACGCCGGCCGGCGTGCGTTACGGCAACGGGGCGCGCCTCGCCTCGACGATGCTTGTGTCTGCTCAAGGAACGCTCGTCGAGACCGGCCGCGCGCTCGATTTCGCCTTCACCGCCGCCAACCAATGGTTTCGCGTTCAAGTCGCCAATGCCAACGGTGACACAACGATCGGCTACACCCGCGCTGGCAACTTTTCTGTCACTCCTATGGACGGGCGTCTTGCCCTCGTGACAAGCGACGGCCGCCCGGTGCTCGATGAAGCGAATCGGCCCATCGAATTTCCCGCCGGCACAACCGGCTTTCAGCTCTCCCCGACCGGGACGCTGACGGCAACCAATGCCGCCGGACGCGTCGTCGCCCGGGTCAACCTTGGCGTCACCGCCATTGATCGTCCGCAGCTTCTCGAAGCCCAGGGCGACAACGTCTTCACCTTGCCGGATGTCCCTGGCGCCGCTCGGGAGCTCAACGGCAATTTGCGTGGCCAAATCGGCGTCAAGCAAGGCGCCTTGGAACAGTCGAACGTCGACCTTGGCGAAGAAATGGTTGGCCTAATGGTGACAAACCGAGCGTATCAGCTGAACGCCCGCGCCATTTCCATTTCGGAACAAATGCTCGGGCTGATTAACGGCATGCGCTCCTCATAAGGAGGATCGCGATGAGTGACGAGAGGCATCAAGAGCGTATGCATCGGCCGTCTTCCCGGATGGCAAGGCGGAAAGGCCGAGTAAGAAAGAGCCCGCCGACTCCCGCCGAACCGGAAGCCAAAGCCCTTCCGGCTGAAGAGGAGGCGGCCGCGCCGCGCCGTTTCGCGCGCACGCGGCTCATCCCGATCTGGCTTCGCCTCATCATCGTCGCCGTCTTGATGGCCTTAAGCCTCACCGTCGGCGCCATCGTCGGCTACAGCGCCATCGGCGACGGGGCGTGGCTTGATGTATTCCGCCCGTCGACGTGGCAGCACATCCTCGATTTTGTCGAAAAAGGGGCATAAGAGGATCTCGCGGCGTCACCGTTTTGATGATAACGAAAAGGAGTGTTTCCATGCTTGACATCCAACAAATCCAGGCGATCATCCCGCACCGCTACCCGTTTTTGCTTGTTGACCGCATTCTGGAAATCGAAGAAGGAAAGCGCGCCGTCGGCATCAAAAACGTGAGTGCCAACGAGGCGTTTTTCGCCGGCCACTTCCCCGAATACCCGGTCATGCCGGGCGTCTTGATCGTCGAGGCGCTCGCCCAAGTCGGCGCCGTCGTCCTCCTGCAAAGCGAGGACAACCGCGGCCGCCTCGCCTTTTTCGCCGGCATCGACAACTGCCGCTTCAAGCGGCAAGTGAAACCAGGCGACCAAATTCGCCTTGAAGTCGAAATTCTCCGCGCCCGCGGCGCCATCGGCAAAGGCAAAGGCACCGCCACCGTCGACGGCGAACTCGTCTGCGAAACAGAGCTCATGTTCGCCCTCGGTGAGAAAACAAACGGATGACCAACGCGCGCTCCTTTGCGGGGCGCGTATGTTCATTCCCCTAAACGCCACCTCCGCATTTGTTTCATTCCCCGTGTATGAAATGCGCTCTTCTGGGAAAGATAAACAAGGACCGGTCTTACATAAGGTCACAACAACACGAAGAAAGGAGAAGGTGCCATGAAAAACAAGGCGTTGCTGTTCAAACTGTTCAGCGCCGTCGTCGCCCTCTTTTTAGCGGCCGGATGCAATGGCGACAACGACAATCCGCCGCCGCCGAACAACAATCAAAACGATGTCAACGACCAAGACGTAAACCCGGCTGATGACATCAACCAAAACGATAACGTCGACAACGACAAAGACAATGACGGCATCCCGGACAACCGCGATGATGATTTGAACGACAACCAAAACAATCAACTCCCGCCGGGAGACGACACGAACAACGGACCGGGCGACGATGAGCGCGATACGGTTCCGGACCGCGAAGACCCAATTGAAGACCCGCAAGACGCTAACGACAAAGACAATAAAGACGAATAACGAAAAAAGGCTGCCGATCGAGGCGGCCTTTTCGTTTCGCCAAAATTAGTACCGATTTCGGCTAGATATGTTTCGCTTCATTCGCTATAATGGGAATGTCGATTCATGTTCGAAAGATCGGGACAGAGGTCGAACATCGGGATGTTCTTGCGGAGGAAACAGCAGTACAACCTTCCCTTTTGCATCAGAGGGGGCGTACGTACCGCGAACGTCAACCAAGAAGGAGACAGACAAGAGAGGGGGAATACTGGTGGAAGAAACGATCAGCCTGCGTGAGCTGTTCGAAACATTGCGCAAACGGCTTTGGCTCATCGTGCTGATCACCGCGCTAGCGACCGTTGTAAGCGGTGTGGTCAGCTATTTTCTATTAACGCCGATTTACCAGGCATCGACACAAATTCTCGTCAACCAGGCGAAATCTGAGCAGCAGTTCTACAACTTCAACGAAATCCAGACGAACGTGCAGCTCATCAACACGTACAGCGTCATCATCAAAAGTCCAACCATTTTGGAAAAAGTGAAAAACGAGTTAAACCTTGACCAGACGCTCGACGAGCTGAACGAACAAATCCAAGTCTCAAGCGAAAAAGACTCGCAAGTGTTCTCCGTCACCGTCCAGGATCCCGATCCGGCCATGGCGGCGAACATCGCCAACAAAACAGCCGAAGTGTTCAAAAACGAAATCGTCAAAATCATGAACATCGACAACGTGACGATTCTCTCGAAAGCGGAAGTGAAAGACCATCAAGCCCCGGTCAAACCGAAGCCATTGCTGAACATGGCCATCGCCTTTGTCGTCGGCTTGATGACGGGTGTAGGGCTTGCGTTCTTGCTTGAATATTTGGACAACACGATCAAGACGGAAGAAGACGTCGAAAAACATCTCGGCCTGCCGGTGCTCGGGGCAGTAAGCATGATGAATCCAAAACAAACCGAAGCAAAAGGGAAGCCATCCGTCATGAAGACAAGAGGTGAAACCATTGGCTCGTAGCAACCGTCAACAATTCAAACGATTGGAACGAAGCTTAATTACAGCGGAAGATCCAAAATCACCCATTGCCGAGCAATATCGGACGATTCGGACGAACATTCAATTTTCCTTCATCGACCGCCCGCTTCGCTCGCTTATTGTAACATCGACTGGACCAGGTGAGGGAAAATCGACGACAGTAGCCAATCTGGCTGTTGCCTTCGCCCAACAAGGAAAAAAGACATTGCTCATTGACGCCGACTTGCGCAAACCGACGGTCCATTACACCTTCCGGTTAAACAACTACATGGGATTAACGAACGTTTTGACGGGCTCGGCGCCGCTGTTGCCGACGTGCCAAGCGACCGAAATCGATCACTTGTCGGTTTTGACGTCGGGCCCGATTCCGCCCAACCCCGCCGAGCTCCTCAGTTCGAAAGCGATGGCGCAATGCCTCGAACAGCTGTATGAGACGTTTGACCTTGTCGTCTTCGACACTCCGCCTGTCTTGGCCGTGACAGACGCGCAAATTTTAGCCAATCAATGCGACGGCACCGTCTTGGTCATCGAAAGCGGCGGCACGGAAATCGAGGCGGCCGTCAAGGCGAAGGAGCTACTCGAAGCGGCCAACGCCAAGCTGCTCGGCGTCGTTTTGAACAAGCGGAAGCACCGCGACGGCGGGCATTATTATTACTACCAATACAAGTAACAACGAACGGCTTCCCCAACGCGTGGGAAGCCGTTCATGCGATAGAGAAACGAAGGGGGAGAGAACGGTTGAAAAACGTTGTGTTGATTGTCATTGTCGCCGCAGCCTGCCTCACTTTGATCGTCGCGAGCCATTTCTACTGGGAACAAAATATCGCCGCGGTAGTAAAAGAGGCGCGCGCCAAAATGGAAACGACGTCCAAACAAGACGAAATGGCCCATAAAGCAGAAACGGTGCTCGCCCGCGCCAAGCAACTGCCCGCCGCAGCACAACATGTCATGAAACAGGCGGTCAACGAAAACCGCCCGATCCGCCTCGTGATCGCCGGTTCGGAGTCCACTCCGGAGAAAGGCGGTTGGCCTGATTTATTCAAACAAGCCCTCGACGAAGCATACGGAAAGGGCGTGTTCGATATCACTGTCCATGAATATGAAGGGTTCACCACAGCCGATGCCGACGAACAGCGCATCGCCGCCGACTGGGCGGAGGAACAACCCGACCTTGTGTTGCTAGAACCATTTCTCTTAAACGACAACGGAGTCGTCACGATCGACGATTCGCTCGAACATATTCAAGCGATGATCGGGCAACTGAAAAATGCGGCCCCGAACGCGGTCGTGATGTTGCAGCCGCCGAACCCGATCGCCAATGCGACGTACTACCCCCAACAAGTCGCCGCCTTGCAAGCGTTCGCCAAAGAGAACGGCTATACATACCTCGATCATTGGCCCGCCTGGCCGGATGATGAAAGCGACGAATTTGCCACCTTCATCGACCCGGACAGCGACTTGCCGACGAAAGAAGGCGCCAAGCGATGGGCCGAGGCCTTGGCGAAATACTTTATTGCTAAGTAAAGACGCGCACCCGATATGGGTGCGCGCCTCATTTACCGCGACGCCGTCGCCTTCAGCTCCAAATGCTCTTTTAATTCGTTCGAAATCGCCAGACGCTCGCTCTCCGGCACAACTAAATAATAGATGCCGTTAATTTTCGTCCCTTGTCCCGTAATATGCAGCTGCTTAATTTGCTTGCGGGCGTCTTTGTAATTTTCCTGAATGTTTTTCATCTCGTCAAACGTCAAGTTCGTCTTAATGTTTTTCCCAATCGCCGCGAGCACATCGCTGTAGTTTGCGAGCGACGAGAAGCTTGCCCCTTTTTCAATAATCGCTTGAATAATTTGCTTCTGCCGATCCTGGCGCCCGAAATCGCCGCGCGGGTCGTCTTTCCGCATGCGCGAATATTTCAACGCTTCATCGCCGTTTAACGTAATCTCGCCTTTCGGAAAGTGCGTCCCTTCATACGTAAACGCGAACGGGTTGTTCACCGTCACCCCGCCGACCGCATCGACGATGTCGCGGAAGCTTTCCATGTTGACTTTAATGTAATAGTCAATCGGAATATCTAAGAAATGCTCAACCGTCGCCATCGTCATCTCCACTCCGCCAAAGGCGTACGAGTGGTTGATTTTATCTTCTATCCCTTTCCCGACGATCTCGGTTCTTGTGTCGCGCGGCACGCTCACCATTTCAATCGACTGCTTGTTCGGATTTACCGTCATGACGATGAGCGTATCGGCGCGCCCTTTATCCCCTTTGCGTTCATCGACGCCAATCAACAAAATCGAGATCGGCGTCTTCCGTTCGAACGACACTTCTTCTTGGCGCTTCTCCGACTTCCAGTTCACTTGTTCATGCATCTCATTGGCCGTTTGTTTCACATGATGGTAGACGGAATAGGCAAACACTCCTATCCCGGCAAGCAACACAACGAACAGCCCCGCCAGCCAGCGGATCCATTTCTTCTTTTTTCGCCGTTTTGTTCGCATCGGTACTCTTCCTTTATCATAAAAAATGTCTCACAACACTTCGATTATAGACCGTTTTGCCTCAGAAAACAACTGGAAGACAAGCAGAACGGTTGCCACTCCTATCCTCAACCGGTGGAATTTTATTTCCACTTCGACAACATTCGACACTTTCCGTCTATTGATAGCTCATTCTTCCTATGTTACCATATTTAGTAGAACGGAAAAGCGAGGAGGAGTGACGATGATCGACATCCATAGCCATGTTCTGCCTGGCCTCGATGACGGGGCGGCCACGATGGAAGACGCCATCGCCATGGCGCAAGCGGCAGCCAGCGAAGGGATTGCGACGATCATCGCCACTCCCCATCACCGAAACGGGGCCTATGACAACCCGAAATCGTCCGTCTTGCCATTGGCGGCGGAGCTGAACGACGAATTGAAACGGCGCGGCATCGCCTTGACCGTCCTGCCAGGCCAGGAAGTGCGCCTGCACGGCGATCTTTTGGATGGCTTTCATCGGCACGAGGTGATGACGCTCGCCGATACACCGTATATCTTAATCGAATTTCCGCCCGATCACGTGCCGAAATACGCCGAACAGCTGCTCTTTGACATGCAAGTGAACGGGCTCATCCCGATCATCGCCCACCCGGAGCGAAACGCCGAAATCATCGAGCAGCCCGAGCGATTGTACCAGCTCGTCAAACGCGGCGCCCTGGCCCAGCTGACCGCTTCCAGCGTCACCGGCCATTTCGGCAAGAAAATCAAAACGTTCTCGTTCCAACTGATCGAGGCGAACTTGGCCCATTTCATCGCCTCCGACGCCCATAACATCACGAACCGCCCGTTCCGCCTGCGCGCGGCGTACGAAACGGTCCGCAAAGAATTCGGCACCGAGGCGCTCTACTACTTCCGCGAAAACGCCGAACTGCTCGTCCGCGGCCAAGCCGTGTTCCGCGACGAACCGAAGCGGGTGAAAAAAAAGAAGAAGTTTCTAGGACTCTTTTGAATGAAATGATGATATAACGACATATGCCTTTTCTTTTGCCCTTTCGTTGTCGAAATATGGCCTCGATAGTTGTGGAATGATCGACAACGATGTCGATGAGTGACGCAAGCTTATATCTATAAAGACGGCCCTTTCTTTAAGATCATTTGACTTATGCGGCAAGAGCTTCGCATAAATGATTTGCTTGTCTTAAAGACGGGCCGCTCCGTTCTTGTTTTCAACTCATTTTCGGTGATGTCTCCTTACCGTTATCAATGGAGGCACTCGGCCATGCCGTGGGTGGGGACGATGACGGTCCCGGCACCTTAGACGCCAGTCGTCGAGGGTGTGGCGTGAGGGCGGGTTAGATGCCCGATTTTTCACTCGTTTTTATCTTAATTAGGCGAGAAGACTCCCACTTCAACAAAGCGAAGCGGAGTAAGTGGGAGATGAATCGCCTTAACTATATTTTGCTGAAAATTAGGATAGATTCAGTAAAATATAGTATCATATAGTTAGATGGGAGGTGAAAACATGTATTTTTGTATCAAACAACAGCTAAATGGTTTGACCAAAGAAGAATACTTGACTCTTCGAGAACTGTGCCATATTGCCAAGAACATGTACAACGTCGGATTGTACAATGTCAGACAATACTATTTTGAACACAAGGAATTTCTTAATTATGAGAAAAATTATCATCTTGCAAAAACTAACGAAAACTATAAGCTGTTAAACAGCAACATGGCACAGCAAATTTTAAAAAAGGTCAATGAAGCCTTTAAATCTTTCTTTGGTTTGATCAGTCTTGCCAAACAAGGAAAATATGACCACAAGGCTATCAGTATTCCAAAATATCTTAAAAAAGATGGCTTTCATTCACTGATCATTGGCCAGATTCGTATAGACGGCAACAAATTCACGATACCGT is part of the [Flavobacterium] thermophilum genome and harbors:
- the flgG_2 gene encoding Distal rod protein — protein: MLRGLYTAASGMLAQERRVEMLTNNLANAETPGYKADAGAMRAFPELLMSRLEDEPIPTAPPRAILTQTAIGPLQTGVYMQELIPNFRQGDIKETGLSTDVALVDGQVPVDPASGQRGALLFAVENGQGDIRYTRNGHFTVSPDGYFTTQDGWYVLDGNGERIAVPNETFAVRDDGTIIAGNREIARLGVAFAANPQTLVKEGNGLFRSTAGPLPQAPGNVTYTVKQRFLERSNVDVERTMTDLLAAYRTFEANQKIIQAYDRSLDKAVNEVGRLK
- a CDS encoding DNA-directed RNA polymerase subunit beta — encoded protein: MSDERHQERMHRPSSRMARRKGRVRKSPPTPAEPEAKALPAEEEAAAPRRFARTRLIPIWLRLIIVAVLMALSLTVGAIVGYSAIGDGAWLDVFRPSTWQHILDFVEKGA
- the flgG_3 gene encoding Distal rod protein produces the protein MLRSMLTAANTMNALQERLDTISHNIANSNTVGFKRREASFAELLTQQIDRLPNDEAPRETPAGVRYGNGARLASTMLVSAQGTLVETGRALDFAFTAANQWFRVQVANANGDTTIGYTRAGNFSVTPMDGRLALVTSDGRPVLDEANRPIEFPAGTTGFQLSPTGTLTATNAAGRVVARVNLGVTAIDRPQLLEAQGDNVFTLPDVPGAARELNGNLRGQIGVKQGALEQSNVDLGEEMVGLMVTNRAYQLNARAISISEQMLGLINGMRSS
- the cap8A gene encoding Capsular polysaccharide type 8 biosynthesis protein cap8A codes for the protein MEETISLRELFETLRKRLWLIVLITALATVVSGVVSYFLLTPIYQASTQILVNQAKSEQQFYNFNEIQTNVQLINTYSVIIKSPTILEKVKNELNLDQTLDELNEQIQVSSEKDSQVFSVTVQDPDPAMAANIANKTAEVFKNEIVKIMNIDNVTILSKAEVKDHQAPVKPKPLLNMAIAFVVGLMTGVGLAFLLEYLDNTIKTEEDVEKHLGLPVLGAVSMMNPKQTEAKGKPSVMKTRGETIGS
- the spoIIID gene encoding 14 kDa transcription factor gives rise to the protein MHDYIKERTIKIGKYIVETRKTVRVIAKEFGVSKSTVHKDLTERLPEINPELAQEVKQILDYHKSIRHLRGGEATKKKYKKQAVKNN
- the ywqD gene encoding Tyrosine-protein kinase YwqD; this translates as MARSNRQQFKRLERSLITAEDPKSPIAEQYRTIRTNIQFSFIDRPLRSLIVTSTGPGEGKSTTVANLAVAFAQQGKKTLLIDADLRKPTVHYTFRLNNYMGLTNVLTGSAPLLPTCQATEIDHLSVLTSGPIPPNPAELLSSKAMAQCLEQLYETFDLVVFDTPPVLAVTDAQILANQCDGTVLVIESGGTEIEAAVKAKELLEAANAKLLGVVLNKRKHRDGGHYYYYQYK
- the ipi gene encoding BsuPI; this encodes MGKGKMIGVAAVLAGVAAASALFMYNSGNERPQAKDDLLGPAPAGKPAPAGGKGIIAGTLEPSLTYEKQNGAYVFTFTVKNQTERVQTVTFTSSKKYDYILYRDGQKVKQYSEGKMFAQIYEERTLKQGEELSFQETFRGLEPGTYTLEWWLADPNWPNARAKVTFTVQ
- a CDS encoding chromate transporter, chromate ion transporter (CHR) family, whose amino-acid sequence is MIYWQLFLAFFWPGILGYGGGPASIPLVEHEVVDRYQWMTVNEFSEVLAIGNSLPGPIATKMAGYIGYEQAGILGAAVAVFASVAPSLILLMALLQLLYKWKDALQVKRLTAYIRPAIAVMLALMAIDFFRESYEGAGLVQMVCLAAASALLMFGKWRLHPAYVIALALVYGAVFLSP
- the mreB_2 gene encoding Rod shape-determining protein MreB codes for the protein MFSRDIGIDLGTANVLIFVKGKGIVLNEPSVVAIDKNTNKVLAVGEEARRMVGRTPGNIVAIRPLKDGVIADFDITEAMLKHFLSKLDLKGFFAKPRILICCPTNTTSVERKAIKEAAEKSGGKKVYLEEEPKVAAIGAGMDIFQPCGNMVVDIGGGTTDVAVLSMGDIVTASSIKMAGDKFDMEILNYIKREYKLLIGERTAEEIKIKVATVFPGARTEEIDVRGRDLVTGLPRTITVRSEEIERALREPVSLIVQAAKSVLERTPPELSADIIDRGVILTGGGALLHGIDQLLAEELKLPVFIAENPMDCVALGTGLMLENIDRAPKSQLV
- the lytR_2 gene encoding Membrane-bound protein lytR, with the protein product MRTKRRKKKKWIRWLAGLFVVLLAGIGVFAYSVYHHVKQTANEMHEQVNWKSEKRQEEVSFERKTPISILLIGVDERKGDKGRADTLIVMTVNPNKQSIEMVSVPRDTRTEIVGKGIEDKINHSYAFGGVEMTMATVEHFLDIPIDYYIKVNMESFRDIVDAVGGVTVNNPFAFTYEGTHFPKGEITLNGDEALKYSRMRKDDPRGDFGRQDRQKQIIQAIIEKGASFSSLANYSDVLAAIGKNIKTNLTFDEMKNIQENYKDARKQIKQLHITGQGTKINGIYYLVVPESERLAISNELKEHLELKATASR
- the fabZ gene encoding (3R)-hydroxymyristoyl-[acyl-carrier-protein] dehydratase is translated as MLDIQQIQAIIPHRYPFLLVDRILEIEEGKRAVGIKNVSANEAFFAGHFPEYPVMPGVLIVEALAQVGAVVLLQSEDNRGRLAFFAGIDNCRFKRQVKPGDQIRLEVEILRARGAIGKGKGTATVDGELVCETELMFALGEKTNG
- the ywqE gene encoding Tyrosine-protein phosphatase YwqE, with translation MIDIHSHVLPGLDDGAATMEDAIAMAQAAASEGIATIIATPHHRNGAYDNPKSSVLPLAAELNDELKRRGIALTVLPGQEVRLHGDLLDGFHRHEVMTLADTPYILIEFPPDHVPKYAEQLLFDMQVNGLIPIIAHPERNAEIIEQPERLYQLVKRGALAQLTASSVTGHFGKKIKTFSFQLIEANLAHFIASDAHNITNRPFRLRAAYETVRKEFGTEALYYFRENAELLVRGQAVFRDEPKRVKKKKKFLGLF